From Aedes albopictus strain Foshan chromosome 1, AalbF5, whole genome shotgun sequence, one genomic window encodes:
- the LOC134291303 gene encoding uncharacterized protein K02A2.6-like, producing MRKLRYPMDKLLKAGAKWDWNTACQNSFDRFKELLMSPLMLTHYNPKLDIVVSADASSIGIGARIAHRLPDGTIKAISHASRSLTPAEENYSQIEKEGLALIFAVTRFHRMLFGRHFTLETDHKPLLAIFGSKKGIPVYTANRLQRWALTLLLYDFDIQYVSTESFGYADLLSRLINNHIRPDEEYVIAAIELEHTFQDAVQQSLEFLPLTYKAVQEETKADPVLQEVVKHVQQGWPTKRSDVSENCQQFFLRKDGLSVISDCLAYGERLVIPSKYQKKVLQMLHKGHPGVERMRAVARSYVYWPTIDDSIAQLVRACKECAMSAKTNTRAKLESWPVPQKPWQRLHIDYAGPVDDWYYLIQVDAFSKWPEVIPTRRITTSATLESLQGIFARFGMPETLVSDNGRQFISEQFERYCENNGILHLKTPPFHPQSNGLAERFVDTFKRTLKKITAGGEGLTEAINTFLLCYRSTPNRSAPEEKSPAELLLGRPLQTSLDLLKPPTPFHKMEQSKQDSQYNRKHGAKAIYYNPQDLVWAKVFKNNSWSWEAGQVLERVGSVIYNVWLPQKNTLIRSHCNQLRSRTVLPLWFDTF from the exons ATGCGGAAATTGCGGTACCCTATGGACAAACTCCTGAAAGCTGGAGCCAAATGGGACTGGAACACGGCCTGCCAAAACTCGTTCGACCGATTCAAAGAGCTTTTGATGTCCCCGCTGATGCTGACGCACTACAATCCAAAGCTGGATATCGTGGTGTCTGCAGACGCCTCGTCCATCGGCATCGGTGCTAGGATCGCTCATCGACTTCCGGACGGCACTATAAAAGCAATCAGTCATGCGTCCAGAAGTCTCACTCCGGCCGAAGAAAACTACAGCCAGATAGAAAAAGAGGGTTTAGCCTTGATATTCGCCGTCACACGATTCCATCGGATGCTGTTTGGCCGGCATTTCACTCTCGAAACCGACCATAAACCACTGTTGGCCATATTCGGGTCCAAAAAGGGAATACCCGTTTATACCGCCAATAGGCTACAGCGCTGGGCGTTAACCCTCCTTCTATACGACTTCGATATTCAGTACGTGTCAACCGAAAGTTTTGGCTACGCTGATCTTCTATCTAGGCTCATCAACAACCACATTCGCCCGGATGAAGAGTACGTGATTGCGGCCATCGAACTGGAGCACACTTTCcag gatgctgtgCAGCAGTCCCTGGAATTCCTGCCGCTAACGTACAAAGCGGTTCAAGAAGAGACCAAAGCAGATCCAGTCCTCCAAGAAGTCGTCAAACACGTTCAGCAGGGCTGGCCAACAAAAAGGAGCGacgtcagtgaaaattgtcagcagttcttccttcgaaaggacgGTTTGTCAGTCATATCCGATTGCCTTGCCTATGGTGAGCGGTTGGTCATCCCGTCGAAgtaccagaagaaagttctccagATGCTGCACAAGGGACACCCCGGCGTCGAAAGGATGAGAGCAGTTGCCCGCAGTTATGTATACTGGCCGACCATCGACGACAGCATCGCGCAGCTCGTTCGTGCTTGTAAGGAATGTGCGATGTCTGCCAAAACCAACACCAGAGCGAAACTGGAATCTTGGCCGGTACCTCAAAAACCCTGGCAGCGACTGCATATCGACTACGCCGGGCCCGTCGACGATTGGTATTACCTTATACAAGTTGATGCCTTCTCGAAGTGGCCCGAAGTTATCCCAACTCGTCGAATCACAACATCTGCAACGTTGGAAAGCCTTCAAGGAATCTTCGCACGTTTTGGAATGCCAGAGACCTTAGTGAGCGACAACGGCCGTCAGTTCATCAGTGAGCAGTTCGAACGCTACTGTGAAAACAACGGTATTCTACACCTGAAAACGCCGCCATTCCACCCACAGTCCAACGGATTGGCAGAAAGGTTCGTCGACACCTTTAAGCGGACTCTCAAGAAAATTACAGCGGGAGGAGAGGGTCTCACTGAAGCAATCAACACGTTCCTGCTGTGCTACCGTTCCACACCAAACCGAAGCGCTCCGGAAGAGAAGTCCCCTGCCGAGTTACTGCTTGGTAGACCCCTTCAGACATCGCTAGACTTGCTTAAACCTCCAACACCGTTTCACAAAATGGAACAAAGCAAGCAAGACAGCCAATATAACCGCAAACATGGAGCCAAGGCCATCTACTACAATCCCCAGGACCTGGTCTGGGCCAAGGTTTTCAAAAACAACAGTTGGAGTTGGGAAGCAGGTCAGGTGCTTGAGCGCGTGGGGAGCGTAATCTACAACGTTTGGCTGCCGCAGAAAAACACATTAATCCGATCCCACTGTAATCAGCTTCGAAGtcgtaccgtcttacccctctggttcgacacgttttaa